A DNA window from Salvelinus sp. IW2-2015 linkage group LG4q.1:29, ASM291031v2, whole genome shotgun sequence contains the following coding sequences:
- the LOC111961493 gene encoding zinc-binding protein A33 isoform X2, with protein MAGKVSKSSAQRLSRDLTCSICLDLFKQPVFLPCDHTFCQACIAGYWAGPRGQVQGGSGSCPQCRKVFPGQSYRPNRIVANIVESYCQGLEESGGLLGDVGVPERNSAPAPAPRCGRHREELKLYCEEDQELVCLVCGLSQEHRNHTMVCVQEAQQRYRASLNSSMDSLKGELNTALQCERETEEEVKKLKEHTADLKQRIEAQFSDLHQFLYQEEKLLQVKLKTVERMELIRLDEHKALLCVEVCRLQKALNEIEDNLRVQDPFTLLRNIKTLLQRPSPKFEKPTLTAPSLCEGRFAGPLQYRVWKSLKGSIYPDSPDRLVPMRMLKMPRL; from the exons ATGGCTGGGAAAGTATCCAAGAGCTCAGCACAGCGACTCAGCCGAGACCTGACCTGTTCTATCTGCCTGGACCTCTTCAAGCAGCCTGTCTTCCTGCCCTGCGACCATACCTTCTGCCAGGCATGCATCGCTGGCTACTGGGCGGGCCCCAGAGGCCAGGTCCAGGGGGGATCTGGATCCTGTCCACAGTGCAGGAAGGTGTTCCCTGGCCAGAGCTACCGGCCCAACCGCATCGTGGCCAACATAGTGGAGAGCTACTGCCAGGGCCTGGAGGAGAGCGGGGGGCTGCTGGGGGACGTGGGGGTACCAGAGAGGAACTCTGCCCCTGCTCCTGCCCCACGCTGTGGCCGGCACCGAGAGGAGCTGAAGCTCTACTGTGAGGAGGACCAGGAgctggtgtgtctggtgtgtggacTCTCTCAGGAGCACAGGAACCACACCATGGTGTGTGTCCAGGAGGCACAGCAGAGATACAGG GCTTCTCTCAACAGCTCCATGGACTCTCTGAAAGGGGAGCTGAACACGGCCctgcagtgtgagagagagactgaggaagagGTCAAGAAGCTCAAG GAGCACACGGCGGACCTGAAGCAGCGCATCGAGGCCCAGTTCAGCGACCTGCACCAGTTCCTTTACCAGGAGGAGAAGCTGCTGCAGGTGAAGCTGAAGACAGTGGAGCGCATGGAGCTGATCAGACTGGACGAACACAAGGCCCTGCTCTGTGTGGAGGTCTGCCGTCTGCAGAAGGCCCTGAACGAGATCGAGGACAATCTGAGGGTGCAGGATCCCTTTACACTGCTGCGG AATATCAAGACCCTGCTCCAGAG GCCGTCTCCGAAGTTTGAGAAGCCTACCCTCACGGCTCCTAGTCTGTGTGAGGGGCGGTTCGCAGGGCCCCTGCAGTACCGAGTGTGGAAATCACTGAAAGGAAGCATCTACCCAG ACAGTCCAGATAGACTGGTGCCCATGCGGATGCTGAAAATGCCCAGGCTGTAG
- the LOC111961493 gene encoding zinc-binding protein A33 isoform X1 has translation MAGKVSKSSAQRLSRDLTCSICLDLFKQPVFLPCDHTFCQACIAGYWAGPRGQVQGGSGSCPQCRKVFPGQSYRPNRIVANIVESYCQGLEESGGLLGDVGVPERNSAPAPAPRCGRHREELKLYCEEDQELVCLVCGLSQEHRNHTMVCVQEAQQRYRASLNSSMDSLKGELNTALQCERETEEEVKKLKEHTADLKQRIEAQFSDLHQFLYQEEKLLQVKLKTVERMELIRLDEHKALLCVEVCRLQKALNEIEDNLRVQDPFTLLRNIKTLLQRPSPKFEKPTLTAPSLCEGRFAGPLQYRVWKSLKGSIYPVPAAITLNSSTANPWLSLTSSLTCVRYQTFNHSVQDNPHRFNAALSLLGSQGFTHGRHYWEIEVYSSTVWTVGVARESVSRKGVIKALPSNGFWTLSLSYGIQYMACTSPPTVLSLEEPMARIGVYLDYKRGLVSFYNAESMTHLYTFRETFTETLYPYFNLGFLDKVHENEPLKVFLPKI, from the exons ATGGCTGGGAAAGTATCCAAGAGCTCAGCACAGCGACTCAGCCGAGACCTGACCTGTTCTATCTGCCTGGACCTCTTCAAGCAGCCTGTCTTCCTGCCCTGCGACCATACCTTCTGCCAGGCATGCATCGCTGGCTACTGGGCGGGCCCCAGAGGCCAGGTCCAGGGGGGATCTGGATCCTGTCCACAGTGCAGGAAGGTGTTCCCTGGCCAGAGCTACCGGCCCAACCGCATCGTGGCCAACATAGTGGAGAGCTACTGCCAGGGCCTGGAGGAGAGCGGGGGGCTGCTGGGGGACGTGGGGGTACCAGAGAGGAACTCTGCCCCTGCTCCTGCCCCACGCTGTGGCCGGCACCGAGAGGAGCTGAAGCTCTACTGTGAGGAGGACCAGGAgctggtgtgtctggtgtgtggacTCTCTCAGGAGCACAGGAACCACACCATGGTGTGTGTCCAGGAGGCACAGCAGAGATACAGG GCTTCTCTCAACAGCTCCATGGACTCTCTGAAAGGGGAGCTGAACACGGCCctgcagtgtgagagagagactgaggaagagGTCAAGAAGCTCAAG GAGCACACGGCGGACCTGAAGCAGCGCATCGAGGCCCAGTTCAGCGACCTGCACCAGTTCCTTTACCAGGAGGAGAAGCTGCTGCAGGTGAAGCTGAAGACAGTGGAGCGCATGGAGCTGATCAGACTGGACGAACACAAGGCCCTGCTCTGTGTGGAGGTCTGCCGTCTGCAGAAGGCCCTGAACGAGATCGAGGACAATCTGAGGGTGCAGGATCCCTTTACACTGCTGCGG AATATCAAGACCCTGCTCCAGAG GCCGTCTCCGAAGTTTGAGAAGCCTACCCTCACGGCTCCTAGTCTGTGTGAGGGGCGGTTCGCAGGGCCCCTGCAGTACCGAGTGTGGAAATCACTGAAAGGAAGCATCTACCCAG TTCCAGCTGCCATCACCTTAAACTCGAGCACGGCCAACCCGTGGCTCAGCCTGACCTCATCCCTCACCTGTGTCCGCTACCAGACCTTCAACCACTCTGTCCAGGACAACCCTCACCGCTTCAACGCTGCCCTGTCCCTACTGGGCAGTCAGGGCTTCACCCACGGCCGTCACTACTGGGAGATAGAGGTGTACAGCAGCACTGTGTGGACCGTGGGGGTAGCCAGAGAGTCTGTATCCAGGAAGGGGGTCATCAAAGCCCTGCCATCCAACGGCTTCTGGACCCTGTCCTTGTCCTATGGAATACAGTATATGGCCTGTACATCGCCCCCTACTGTCCTGTCACTTGAGGAGCCTATGGCTAGGATAGGGGTGTATCTGGATTATAAGAGGGGTCTGGTGTCTTTCTACAATGCAGAGAGCATGACTCATCTCTATACCTTCCGTGAAACCTTCACAGAGACGTTGTACCCCTACTTCAATCTGGGATTCCTGGATAAAGTGCATGAGAATGAGCCCCTCAAAGTTTTCCTTCCCAAAATCTGA